Genomic window (Candidatus Desulfarcum epimagneticum):
GTTCAAAGGCAGGGTCACCTCCAGCGGCTCCCGGTCTTTGGGTTTGAAAACGCCCATGTAGGAAGGCCCGATGTTGTGGCCCATGAAGTTGTAGGCGTTTTTGAATCCTTTGAGGGTGAAGGTCCCCGCCCCCTCGGGAATCTCCACCGGCTCCCCCATCCGGGCCTTGCGGGCGTACGCCATTCCCGACCCCTTCATGGCGAAGGAAAGATCGATTTCCTCAGACGGAATCCGGCCGTAGCTGGACTGGAAAAAGTTGACCCCCTTGTGGCGAAGGGGATCGTTGACGATGATGTCCCTGGAAAAGGAAACCCCGTCTTTTTCAATGATGGACAGCCGGGAGCGGAATTCCTTGGGCGCCCCGGTCTCATAGAAGCTCACGTCGAAATCGTCGCACCGGACTTTGAAATTCAGTTTCAGGGTTTTTTGGGAGTTGCGGATGCGGATGACATCGGTCTCCTGGCCTTCGGGGATGTTGGCGTAGCCGTCAAACCCCAGGATGGAGCCGATCATGGCCCCGGCCAGAAGGACCAGCACACTTAAGTGCACCAGATAAACCCCGAGAGCGGACCAGCGTCTTTTCTCGGCCAGCATGACGAATCCGTCGTCCCGGTCCTCAAGAGGCTCGGTTTTAAAAAAGCCGAATCCCTTTGAGACAATGGGCGCGAAGACCTCTTTCAGGCGGTCCGGGGAGCGTTTGTCCTCAAACTCGATTTTGGGGACGCGTTTTCTGAAGCGGTTTTTATTAAAAGAGCCTTTTTTTTTAAACACGATTTTCCAGGTCCCGGAAAGGCGGTCCAGGGAGCATACGCAGATGTTGACGGCCATTAAAAGAATCAGGAGCTGAAACCACCATGAATGGTACATGTCCGTGAGGTCGAAAAAAGACAGGACCCGGGACAAAGACCGGCCATACTGAATGGCGTACATTTCAAGGGGCTGGTTCTGGGGGATCAGGGTCCCGATGATGGAGGTGAACGCCAGGGACAGAAGAATCGCCACCGTCAGTTTCACGGAGGCGAAAAAATCCCAAACCCGGTTTTGGCGGCGCTTGGACGCGGTTTTTTTCATATAAGGGTTTCCTTTTTCATTCATTGGGGGCCTTTGGGCCCAAAATCACAGGCGGATCAGACGGCGTCGCCGTCACTGTTGACAAATATATAACAGACTTTATTATATTGCAAGACGAAAACACGACTTGCATTTCCGCATTGTTTCGGTTAAAAAATAAAAAGTTTCGTTTAAAAAAACAAAAAAATTTATCATTCAAACTCTTTATCAGGATTTTTTCCACGCGCTTCAAGGAAAAAATCAAAACGCCAGAAAAGGGGCATGCCAAGACGATGATTGAGGTGAAGAATCTGACCAAGGATTTCGGGCCGAAAAGGGTGGTGGACCATGTGTCCTTTTCCGTGGAGAAAGGGGAGATACTGGGTTTTCTGGGGCCCAACGGCGCCGGAAAGTCCACCACCATGCGCATGATCATGGGGTATATTCCCCCCACGGAGGGCTCCGCGTCCATAGGGGGGTTCGACATGGCGTCGGACCCTTTGCCCGGAAGAAAAAAAACAGGCTACCTGCCGGAAAACGCTCCGGTTTACCCGGACATGACTGTCTTCGAATACCTGGATTTCTGCGCCCGGGCAAGGGGATTCCGAGGTCCGGAGAAGGGAAAACGGGTGGACGGGGCCCTTGAGAAGTGTTTTCTGACCCAGGTGAAAAACCAGACCATCCACACCCTTTCCAAGGGATTCAAACAGCGGGTGTGTTTTGCCCAAAGCATCCTCCATGACCCGGAATATCTCATCATGGACGAGCCCACCGACGGCCTGGACCCCAATCAGAAGCACGAGGTCCGGATGATGATCCGCGAAATGAGCCGAAACAAGGCCATCGTGCTCTCCACCCACATCCTGGAGGAGGCGGAATCTCTGTGCGGGCGCGCCGTCATCATCGCCGGCGGCCGGATCGTGGCGGACGACTCCCCTGGAAATTTAAAAAAATCCTCCCCGGACGGAAGACTGGAGAGTGTCTTTCGAACGCTCACCACGCAAGGAGAATCATGAGAGCAAAAGAATCTTTCCACAATGTGACGACCATCTTCAGGCGGGAGCTGAGCGGGTATTTTTCAGTTCCCATGGGCTATGTGTTTCTGGTGTTTTTTCTTTTTCTCTTAGGCTTTTTCACGTTCAATGTCAGCCGGTTTTTTGAAACCGGCCACGCCGGCCTGGAGGGTTTTTTCCAATGGCATCCCTGGGTGTTCGCCCTGTTTGTCCCGGCCGTGTCCATGAGGCTGTGGGCCGAGGAGAGGCGCATGGGAACCATTGAGCTGATCCTGACTTTGCCCTTTTCCCTGTTTGAGGTGGTTCTGGGCAAATTTCTCGCCGCATGGGCCTTTATCGGCGTCGCGCTTTGCCTCACCTTTCCCATGCCCCTCACGGCGATGTATCTCGGCTCCCCGGACATGGGGGGCATTTTCTGCGGCTACCTGGGGAGTTTCCTCATGGCCGGGGCGTTTCTGAGCGTGGGGACCCTGGCTTCGGCCATGACCCGAAGCCAGGTGATCGGCTTCATTGTGGCCGTGGTCATCAGCTTTTTCTTTATCCTGGCCGGCTATCCCCCGGTCACCGACATCATCTCGGGGTGGGCCCCGGCCTGGCTGGTGGATATGGCCGCGGGCGTGAGCATTGTCTCTCACTTTTCGTCCATGTCCCGGGGGGTTCTGGACATCAGGGACGTGATCTACCACGCGTCCGTTATTTTCTTCATGCTTTTGGCAAACAGCCTGATTCTTCAAAACCGAAAGGCCGCCTGACGGGCGTCGGCGTTGGAAACGGAGGTAGCGCTATTATGTTCGACAGAAAAAAACTGATTGGTCCGCTTTTTTCAACCGGGGGATTGATCGCCGTTCTTTGCATTCTCATCGCGGTCAATATCCTGTTTTCATCGGCCGCCCTCCGGCTGGATTTGACCCGGGACGGGCAGTATTCCCTGTCCGAAAGCTCGAAAAAAATCATAGCCGGCGTCAAAGAGGATGTGACCTTTAAGGTGTTTTACACCCAGAGCGCCCCGGACATGCCGGTTTACATCAAAAATTACGCCGGGCGCGTGATTGATTTTCTTCAGGAATATGAGCGCCGGGGCAAGGGCGCCGTCAAGCTGGAGATTTACGACCCCAGCCCTGATTCGGAGGAGGAGGAATGGGCCCGGCGCTACGGAATCAAACTGTTTGAGCTTCCCTCCGGGGGAAGCATGGCCCTGGGCCTGGCCGTGATGTCCGCCGACCGGGAGGAGGTTCTGCCCTTTATGGATCCCTCGGAGGAGACGCGCCTGGAATACGCCGTGACCCGCATGATCGCCCGAACCGCCTCTTCGGGGAAAAAGACCGTCGGCGTGGTCAGCTCGCTCCCGGTTTTCGGAGTGAAACCCGGGCCGGGCGCGCCGCCGGGCTCCCCGGGTTCCACGCCCTGGAT
Coding sequences:
- a CDS encoding conserved membrane hypothetical protein (Evidence 4 : Unknown function but conserved in other organisms); the protein is MNEKGNPYMKKTASKRRQNRVWDFFASVKLTVAILLSLAFTSIIGTLIPQNQPLEMYAIQYGRSLSRVLSFFDLTDMYHSWWFQLLILLMAVNICVCSLDRLSGTWKIVFKKKGSFNKNRFRKRVPKIEFEDKRSPDRLKEVFAPIVSKGFGFFKTEPLEDRDDGFVMLAEKRRWSALGVYLVHLSVLVLLAGAMIGSILGFDGYANIPEGQETDVIRIRNSQKTLKLNFKVRCDDFDVSFYETGAPKEFRSRLSIIEKDGVSFSRDIIVNDPLRHKGVNFFQSSYGRIPSEEIDLSFAMKGSGMAYARKARMGEPVEIPEGAGTFTLKGFKNAYNFMGHNIGPSYMGVFKPKDREPLEVTLPLNYPSFDRMRRDKIVISVTGEEKRYYTGLQVTRDPGVWLVYLGFIMMIIGFYISFFMGRQQMFVEVKRQGGKTRVRVAGFSAKNMLGMKLKAQTLSEKLKRA
- a CDS encoding putative Sulfate-transporting ATPase (Evidence 3 : Putative function from multiple computational evidences; Product type e : enzyme), producing the protein MGAFGPKITGGSDGVAVTVDKYITDFIILQDENTTCISALFRLKNKKFRLKKQKNLSFKLFIRIFSTRFKEKIKTPEKGHAKTMIEVKNLTKDFGPKRVVDHVSFSVEKGEILGFLGPNGAGKSTTMRMIMGYIPPTEGSASIGGFDMASDPLPGRKKTGYLPENAPVYPDMTVFEYLDFCARARGFRGPEKGKRVDGALEKCFLTQVKNQTIHTLSKGFKQRVCFAQSILHDPEYLIMDEPTDGLDPNQKHEVRMMIREMSRNKAIVLSTHILEEAESLCGRAVIIAGGRIVADDSPGNLKKSSPDGRLESVFRTLTTQGES
- a CDS encoding ABC transporter permease gives rise to the protein MRAKESFHNVTTIFRRELSGYFSVPMGYVFLVFFLFLLGFFTFNVSRFFETGHAGLEGFFQWHPWVFALFVPAVSMRLWAEERRMGTIELILTLPFSLFEVVLGKFLAAWAFIGVALCLTFPMPLTAMYLGSPDMGGIFCGYLGSFLMAGAFLSVGTLASAMTRSQVIGFIVAVVISFFFILAGYPPVTDIISGWAPAWLVDMAAGVSIVSHFSSMSRGVLDIRDVIYHASVIFFMLLANSLILQNRKAA